From the Microbacterium sp. W4I4 genome, one window contains:
- a CDS encoding SDR family NAD(P)-dependent oxidoreductase, with the protein MSGQVDGLVAIVTGGASGIGAAIARRLHTEGAQIAVLDRDTSGADAAFAAFTADISDRDSVDAAVAAVAERFGRIDIVINNAGIGAQGDIAANDDDEWARVLSINVTGIARVTSAALPWLRKSPSAAVCNTASIASTTGLPQRALYSASKGAVSALTRAMAADHLPEGIRVNAVNPGTADTPWVGRLLDSAADPAAERAALNARQPHGRLVSPDEVAGAVLYLVSPASGSTTGTFIEVDGGMAQLRLRSE; encoded by the coding sequence GTGAGCGGGCAGGTCGACGGACTCGTCGCGATCGTCACCGGCGGAGCATCCGGGATCGGCGCGGCGATCGCCCGCCGCCTGCACACCGAGGGCGCGCAGATCGCCGTGCTCGATCGCGACACCTCGGGAGCGGATGCCGCCTTCGCGGCCTTCACGGCCGACATCTCCGACCGCGACTCGGTGGATGCCGCCGTCGCCGCTGTCGCCGAGAGGTTCGGACGCATCGACATCGTCATCAACAACGCCGGCATCGGCGCGCAGGGCGACATCGCCGCGAACGACGACGACGAGTGGGCCCGCGTGCTCTCGATCAACGTCACCGGCATCGCCCGCGTGACTTCGGCCGCCCTCCCGTGGCTGCGGAAGTCACCGTCGGCGGCGGTGTGCAACACGGCATCCATCGCCTCGACGACCGGCCTGCCGCAGCGCGCGCTGTACTCGGCGTCGAAGGGTGCCGTCTCGGCGCTGACCCGGGCGATGGCCGCCGACCACCTCCCCGAGGGCATCCGCGTCAACGCCGTCAACCCCGGCACCGCCGACACCCCGTGGGTGGGCCGCCTGCTCGACTCCGCGGCCGATCCTGCCGCCGAACGTGCCGCGCTCAACGCCCGCCAGCCGCACGGCCGTCTGGTCTCGCCCGACGAGGTCGCCGGCGCCGTGCTGTACCTGGTGTCCCCCGCATCCGGGTCGACGACCGGCACGTTCATCGAGGTGGACGGCGGCATGGCGCAGCTGCGCCTGCGGTCCGAGTAG
- a CDS encoding fumarylacetoacetate hydrolase family protein, translating to MKFARLGETGSEIPVVIDDGRTFDLRPVTSDVNGDFLAADPVGRTRAALDAGELSELADADSLRIGAPIARPSAVICIGMNYAAHAAESGSEPPTIPILFLKTPNTVVGPNDAVTIPRGSEKTDWEVELGVVIGTRTAYLDSPEQADAHIAGYVLANDVSERTFQLEVSGGQWSKGKIAAGFNPTGPWLVPASEVDSTNLNLRSFVNGEPRQDSNTGDLIFDVRTIVHHLSQYVTLEPGDLILTGTPQGVALSGKYPYLKPGDVVEIEIDGLGRQRQEFVAWEASR from the coding sequence ATGAAGTTCGCGCGACTCGGCGAGACCGGAAGCGAGATCCCCGTCGTCATCGATGACGGCCGCACCTTCGACCTGCGCCCTGTGACATCCGACGTGAACGGCGATTTCCTCGCCGCCGATCCTGTCGGGCGCACGCGGGCCGCACTCGATGCCGGCGAGCTGTCCGAGCTCGCGGATGCCGACTCGCTGCGCATCGGCGCCCCGATCGCGCGCCCGAGCGCCGTGATCTGCATCGGCATGAACTACGCCGCACACGCTGCGGAGTCCGGCTCCGAGCCGCCGACCATCCCGATCCTGTTCCTGAAGACTCCGAACACCGTCGTCGGTCCGAACGACGCCGTCACCATCCCGCGCGGCAGCGAGAAGACCGACTGGGAGGTCGAGCTCGGCGTCGTCATCGGCACGCGCACCGCGTACCTGGATTCGCCGGAGCAGGCGGATGCGCACATCGCGGGCTACGTGCTCGCCAACGACGTCTCCGAGCGCACCTTCCAGCTCGAGGTGTCGGGCGGTCAGTGGTCCAAGGGCAAGATCGCGGCGGGCTTCAACCCCACCGGCCCCTGGCTGGTGCCGGCATCCGAGGTCGATTCCACGAACCTCAACCTGCGCAGCTTCGTCAACGGCGAGCCGCGTCAGGACTCGAACACCGGCGACCTGATCTTCGACGTGCGCACGATCGTGCACCACCTGTCGCAGTACGTCACGCTCGAGCCGGGCGACCTGATCCTCACCGGCACGCCGCAGGGCGTGGCGCTCTCGGGCAAGTACCCGTACCTGAAGCCCGGCGATGTGGTCGAGATCGAGATCGACGGCCTCGGCCGTCAGCGCCAGGAGTTCGTCGCGTGGGAGGCGAGCAGGTGA
- a CDS encoding L-fuconate dehydratase, whose protein sequence is MSRIVALDTSDIRFPTSLSLDGSDAMNPDPDYSAAYVIVRTDAEDAIAGHSFVFTIGRGNDVQVAAIDALADHLVGREIEPLLADMGTTFRDIIGDSQLRWLGPEKGVMHMAIGAVINALWDIKAKRAGLPLWQLLARMTPEEIVDLVDFRYLTNALTREDALEILRAAVPGREEREQQLLATGYAGYTTSPGWLGYSDEKLERLAREAMADGFTQIKLKVGADLQDDIRRFRKAREVCGPDFPIAIDANQRWEVSEAIEWVNALAEFHPAWVEEPTSPDDVLGHAEIARGIAPIRVATGEHAQNRMIFKQLLQARAIEVMQIDAVRVAGVNENIANLLLAAKFGVPVCPHAGGVGLCEAVQHLSMFDFVAVSASREGRLIEYVDHLHEHFVVPTDIRGGSYMAPTTPGTSMEMKAESIAKYTWTGQHVID, encoded by the coding sequence GTGAGTCGTATCGTCGCGCTGGACACCAGCGACATCCGCTTTCCCACGTCTCTGAGCCTGGACGGCTCGGATGCGATGAACCCCGACCCCGACTACTCCGCTGCCTACGTGATCGTGCGCACCGATGCGGAGGACGCCATCGCCGGGCACTCCTTCGTGTTCACGATCGGTCGCGGCAACGACGTGCAGGTCGCCGCGATCGACGCGCTCGCCGACCACCTGGTGGGGCGCGAGATCGAACCGCTCCTGGCTGACATGGGCACCACCTTCCGCGACATCATCGGCGACTCGCAGCTGCGCTGGCTCGGCCCGGAGAAGGGCGTCATGCACATGGCCATCGGCGCCGTGATCAACGCGCTGTGGGACATCAAGGCCAAGCGTGCCGGCCTGCCGCTGTGGCAGCTGCTGGCGCGGATGACGCCCGAGGAGATCGTCGACCTCGTCGACTTCCGCTACCTCACCAACGCGCTCACCCGCGAGGATGCGCTGGAGATCCTCCGCGCCGCCGTCCCCGGGCGCGAGGAGCGCGAGCAGCAGCTGCTCGCCACAGGGTACGCCGGCTACACCACCAGCCCCGGCTGGCTGGGCTACTCCGACGAGAAGCTCGAGCGGCTGGCCCGCGAGGCCATGGCCGACGGCTTCACCCAGATCAAGCTGAAGGTCGGCGCCGACCTTCAGGACGACATCCGCCGCTTCCGCAAGGCGCGCGAGGTCTGCGGACCGGACTTCCCCATCGCGATCGACGCGAACCAGCGCTGGGAGGTGTCCGAGGCCATCGAGTGGGTGAACGCCCTCGCCGAGTTCCACCCCGCGTGGGTCGAGGAGCCCACCAGCCCCGACGACGTTCTCGGTCACGCCGAGATCGCCCGTGGCATCGCTCCGATCCGCGTCGCCACCGGTGAGCACGCGCAGAACCGGATGATCTTCAAGCAGCTGCTGCAGGCGCGGGCCATCGAGGTCATGCAGATCGACGCCGTGCGCGTCGCCGGCGTCAACGAGAACATCGCCAACCTGCTGCTGGCCGCCAAGTTCGGGGTGCCGGTCTGCCCGCACGCGGGCGGCGTCGGGCTGTGCGAGGCCGTGCAGCACCTGTCGATGTTCGACTTCGTCGCCGTCAGCGCCTCGCGCGAGGGCCGGCTCATCGAGTACGTCGACCACCTGCACGAGCACTTCGTGGTCCCCACCGACATCCGGGGCGGGTCGTACATGGCTCCGACCACGCCCGGCACCAGCATGGAGATGAAGGCCGAGAGCATCGCGAAGTACACCTGGACGGGGCAGCATGTCATCGACTGA
- a CDS encoding aldo/keto reductase encodes MSSTELTLPTLGYGAANVGNLFRALSDDEAWAVLEAAWDSGIRYFDTAPHYGLGLSERRLGAFLQTKPRDEFFLSTKAGRLLRPNPEHQVGGLDTDNDFFVPDDLRREWDFTEAGIRTGIAESLERLGLDRIDLLYLHDPERNDLDLAIAEAFPAMQAVREAGVVGAIGVGSMVSDALTRSVREADLDLIMVAGRYTLLEQPAAADVLPACAERGTGVVAASVFNSGLLAQTEPKRDGRYEYGQLPDELWDRLVRIAAVCEDHGVPLPAAAIQFPLQSSVVRSVVVGGSRPAQLTQNAEYAALEIPADLWRNLAEEGLTDA; translated from the coding sequence ATGTCATCGACTGAGCTCACCTTGCCGACTCTCGGTTACGGCGCGGCCAACGTCGGCAATCTGTTCCGCGCGTTGAGCGACGACGAGGCGTGGGCCGTGCTCGAGGCGGCCTGGGACTCCGGCATCCGGTACTTCGACACCGCACCGCACTACGGCCTCGGGCTGTCGGAGCGGCGTCTCGGCGCCTTCCTGCAGACCAAGCCGCGCGACGAGTTCTTCCTCTCGACCAAGGCTGGTCGCCTGCTGCGCCCGAACCCCGAGCACCAGGTGGGCGGTCTCGACACCGACAACGACTTCTTCGTGCCGGACGACCTGCGCCGCGAATGGGACTTCACCGAGGCCGGCATCCGCACCGGCATCGCCGAATCGCTGGAGCGGCTCGGGCTCGATCGGATCGACCTGCTCTACCTGCACGACCCGGAGCGCAACGACCTGGACCTCGCGATCGCCGAGGCGTTCCCGGCGATGCAGGCCGTGCGCGAGGCGGGTGTGGTCGGTGCGATCGGCGTCGGTTCGATGGTGTCGGATGCGCTGACCCGGTCGGTCCGGGAGGCAGACCTCGACCTGATCATGGTCGCCGGTCGCTACACGCTGCTCGAGCAGCCCGCGGCGGCCGATGTGCTGCCTGCGTGCGCCGAGCGCGGCACCGGTGTCGTGGCGGCATCCGTCTTCAACTCCGGACTGCTCGCGCAGACGGAGCCGAAGCGCGACGGCCGCTACGAGTACGGGCAGCTGCCCGATGAGCTGTGGGACCGGCTGGTGCGCATCGCTGCGGTCTGCGAGGACCACGGCGTGCCGCTGCCGGCGGCGGCGATCCAGTTCCCGCTGCAGTCGTCGGTGGTCCGCTCCGTGGTGGTCGGCGGCAGCCGCCCCGCCCAGCTGACGCAGAACGCCGAGTACGCGGCGCTCGAGATCCCCGCCGACCTGTGGCGGAACCTGGCCGAGGAAGGACTGACGGATGCTTGA